CGCCGACGGACCGGAGATCCACGTCAACGGGCGCACCGGGTCGAGGCGTTCGAGCGCCTGCGGCACTGACGAGACGACCTGCTCCGGGACGTGTACGACACAGATGTGGTGGTCGGGCACGAGCGTGATCCGGCGGCGGCCCTGGTCGGGGCCGCCGTCCAGCACGATCGTGCCGGTCTCGGCGACCGCCACCGCGCAGGCCGTGACGACGCTGTCGATCCGGTCCAGTTCGTGCGGGGTGCTCTCCGGCCGGTCGGGGACCTGCTCGGCGTCGGCCTCCGCGAGCCACGACGGTTCCAGGCCCTGCGGCACCAGCACGGTCTTCGCCCCGCGCGCGGCGAGCATCCCGGCGAGCGTCGCCGCGAGGTCGTCGGGGGAGCAACGGTGCACGACCGCACGGTAGTCGGCGAGGTTCTCGGCGAGGAGTTCCGTGGTCTCCTCGACGGTGCGGTCACCGTGCTCGCGCAGATACGTGCGCTCGATCGGCGTGTCCTCGCCCTGGGCGTCGGTCAGCGCGCGCCGCACCCGGCCCAGAATCCGCTCCCTGCTGCTCACTTGGCACCGCCCTTTCCGCCCTGAGTCCGCTGCCACCAGTCACGGAACGGCTCCGCGGGCACGGGTGGCAGATCCCGTGTCGCGCTCCACGCCTTGCCGGGACCCGGCAGCGGCAGGCTGCGCGGATGCAGGCGTCGGGTGCGGGAGGCCAGGCGCTGGCCGGTGCGCAGGGCGCCGGGACGGGCGAACGCCCAGCGGGCCGCCCGCATCGCCGCCCGCTCGGCGGCATGCCCCTTGGCGGGCTTGAGCACCACCTTGTTGCCCGCGCGGGTCACCTCACCGCCCTGCACGACCCGTTCGCGCAGATGCACCAGCACCTCGGGGATGTCGATGGCGACCGGGCACACCTCGTAGCAGGCACCGCAGAGCGACGACGCGTACGGCAGCGAGGCGTCGATCTCGCTTCCGGTGCCCCGGAGTTGGGGGCTGAGGATGGCGCCGATCGGACCCGGGTACACCGAACCGTAGGCGTGGCCGCCGGCCCGCTCGTAGACCGGGCACACGTTCAGACAGGCCGAGCAGCGGATGCAGCGCAGGGCCTGGCGGCCGACCTCGTCGGCGAGGGTGTCGGTGCGGCCGTTGTCCAGGAGCACCAGGTGGAAGGTCTTCGGGCCGTCCCCGTCGGTGGTGCCGGTCCATGTCGACGTGTAGGGGTTCATGCGCTCGGCGGTCGAGGAGCGGGGGAGCGTCTGGAGGAAGACCTCCAGGTCCTGCCAGGTCGGCACGATCTTCTCGATGCCGACCACCGAGATCAGCGTCTCGGGCAGGGTCAGACACATCCGCCCGTTGCCCTCGGACTCCACGACCACCAGGGTGCCGGTCTCGGCGACCATGAAGTTGGCGCCGGAGACACCGACCTTGGCGCGCAGGAACTTCTCCCGCAGATGGAGGCGCGCGGCCTCGGCGAGTTCGGCGGGCGTGTCCGTCAGGCCCTCGGGGGCCGGCCGCCCCCACTCGCTCATCTCCTTCGCGAAGATGTCCCGGATCTCACCCCGGTTGCGGTGGATGGCGGGGACCAGGATGTGCGAGGGCCGGTCCTTGCCCAACTGCACGATGAGTTCGGCGAGATCGGTCTCGTAGGCATGGATGCCCGCCTCCTCCAGCGCCTCATTGAGCCCGATCTCCTGCGTGGCCATCGACTTGACCTTGACGACCTCCGACTCGCCGGTGGCCCTGACCAGTTCGGTGACGATCCGGTTGGCCTCGTCGGCGTCGGCCGCCCAGTGGACGATGCCGCCCGCCGCCGTCACCGACTCCTCCAACTGGACGAGGTAGTCGTCGAGATGGCGGAGGGTGTGATCCTTGATCCGCTTGCCCGCCTCGCGCAGCTCGGCCCAGTCGGAGACCTCGGCGACGGCCTTCTCGCGCTTGGCGCGGATCGTGTGTGTGGCGTGCCGCAGATTGCCGCGCAGCGTCGGGTTGTTGACCGCCTCGTGCGCGGCCTTCGGAAAGGCCGGCATCCCTACGAACGTGCCGCTCATGCCGCCGGTTCCTCCTCCGTGCTCGCCAGGATCTCCGCGATGTGCACCGGCCGCATCTCCGTGCTCAGCCGGGCCATGGTCCCGCCGATGTGCATCAGACAGGAGTTGTCGGCCGCGCACAGCACCTCGGCACCGGTCGACTCGGCGTTGCGCACCTTGTCGGCGCCCATCGCCGCCGAGACATCGGAGTTCTTGAGGGCGAAGGTGCCGCCGAAACCGCAGCACTCCTCCGCCCCCGGAAGCTCCACCAGCTCCAGTCCCTTGACGGCCTGGAGCAGCCGCCGGGGCCGGTCACCGAGACCCAGTCCGCGCAGCCCGTGACAGGTCGGATGGTAGGTGACCTTGTGCGGGTAGTAGGCGCCGACGTCCGTCACCCCGAGCACGTCCACCAGGAACTCCGTGAGCTCGAACGTCTTCGGCACCACGGGCGCCAGCGCGGTCGCGAGACCATCCCCGCGCCCCTCCGCCCGCGCCCGCTCACCCAGCCGCGGGTACAGCTCCCGCACCATCGCCCCGCACGAACCAGACGGCGTGACGATCGCCTCGTACTCCCCGAAGACATCGGAGAAATGCCGGGCCATCGGTTCCGTCTCATGGCGGTAACCGGTGTTGTAGTGCGCCTGCCCGCAGCAGGTCTGGGCCATCGGGAAGTCGACCTCGACGCCCAGCCTGGTCAGCAGTTTCACCACGGCGCGCCCGGTGTCCGGATAGAGCGTGTCGTTGACACAGGTCAGGAACAGGGCGACACGCATCGCGGCTCCTTGTGATCGATCATCGGATGAGTGCAGGGTAGTGCGGACCCGCGGCCGGGGGGAGACCCCGCTCACCGCTCGGCGAGCCGGGCCTCCGCCTCGCGCCACGGCGCCGTGTCCCCCTGGGGCTCGTACCGGGTCAGCGGCTGGGTACGGGTGAGGAGCTGCCGGGAGGTGGCCAGGTCGCCGACCAGCCCGTGCGCCCGCGCCTGCACCAGCACGTTCCCGAGGGCCGCCGCCTCCGTCGGGCCCGCCACCACCGGCAGCCCGCAGGCGTCGGCGGTCAGCTGGCACAACAGCGCGTTGCGGGTGCCGCCGCCGACGACGTACACGACGTCGACGGGACGGTCGGCGAGCCGCTGGGCCTCCTCGACCGCCCTGCGGTGCGCGAGGGCGAGCGAGTCGAGGATGCAGCGCGTGATCTCGCCGGGCGTCCGCGGCACCGGCTGCCCCGAGGCACGGCACGCCTCGGCGATCCGCTCCGGCATCCGGCCGGGCGCGAGAAACACGGGATCGGACGCATCCACCACCGACCGCAGCGCCGGCGCCTTGGCCGCGTCGAGGAGCAGCGTCCCCAACTCCGGCTCGCCCCAGGCCCGTACACACTCCTGGAGCAGCCACAGGCCCATGATGTTGCGCAGATACCGGACCGTGCCGTCGAGCCCCAGCTCATTGGTGAAGTTGGCGGCCCGGCTCTCCTCGGTCAGCACCGGGGAGTCCAGCTCAAGTCCCGCCAGCGACCAGGTGCCGGTGCAGATGTACGCGAACCGCTCACCGGCCGCGGCCGGCACAGCGGCCACAGCGGACGCGGTGTCGTGCGAACCGACCGTCGTCACCGGCACGGGCCCGCGCAGCCCCGTCTCCTCCAGCACCTCGGCCCGCAGCACCCCCGCCGGATCACCGGGCTGCCGCAGCGGCGCGAACAAATCGAGGTCGATGCCCAGCCGGGAGGCGATGTCGTACGACCACGCGCGCGTCCGGGGATCGATCAACTGCGTCGTCGAGGCGTTGGTCAGCTCGGTGCCCTGCTCGCCGGTGAGCCAGTACGTCAGCAGATCGGGGATGAGCAACAGCCGCTGAGCGGCCCCGAGTTGTTCCTTGGCGGCGGTCAGCTGGTAGAGGGTGTTGAAGGGCGCGTACTGCAACCCCGTTGCCGCGTACAGCTCTTCGGCCGGGACGGTCGCCCACACCTTCTCCGCGACCCCCTCGGTGCGGGAGTCCCGGTAATGCACCGGGTTGCCGAGCAGCGCCCCGTCGGCGTCCAGCAGTCCGTAGTCCACGGCCCAGCTGTCGATGCCGACGGAGTTGACCTGCCCGGCCGCCTTCAGGCCGTCCAACACCCCGGCGTACAGCGAGAGAACGTCCCACCGCAGCCCCTCCGGCACCCGCACCGGCCGGTTCACGAACCGGTGCGCCTCGGCCAGCTCCAGGCTGTCGGGGCCGACGCGGCCGACCATGACGCGTCCGCTGGACGCGCCGAGGTCGACCGCGGCGTACGACTTCACGAGCGCGCTCATCGCAGGAAGGCGGCCGCGACGCCGGCGTCGACGGGGACATGCAGACCGGTGGTGTGGGTCAACTCCCCACCGGTCAGCGCGAAGACGGCGCCCGCGACGTGCTCGGGCAGCACCTCGCGCTTGAGGATGGTCCGCTGGGCGTAGAACTCGCCCAGCTTCTCCTCCTCCACGCCGTACACGGCGGCCCGCTGGGCGCCCCAGCCGGCGGCGAAGATCCCGGAACCGCGCACCACGCCGTCCGGGTTGACCCCGTTGACGCGGATGCCGTGCTCGCCCAACTCGGCGGCCAGCAGCCGCACCTGGTGGGCCTGGTCGGCCTTGGTGGCGGAGTAGGCGATGTTGTTGGGACCCGCGAAGACGGCGTTCTTGGAGGCGATGTAGACGATGTCGCCGCCCAGCCCCTGCGCGATCATCACGCGGGCGGCCTCACGCGAGACGAGGAACGAGCCGCGGGCCATGATGTCGTGCTGGAGGTCCCAGTCCTTGGCGGAGGTCTCAAGAAGCGGCTTGGAGATGGAGATCCCGGCGTTGTTGACGACGAGGTCCACCCCGCCGAAGGCGAGCGCGGCGGCCTTGAAGGCCTCGGCGATCTGCTCCTCCGAGGTGACATCGACGGTCACGGCGACCGCCTTGTCGGCGCCACCGAGCTCCTCGGCGACCGCGGCGGCGTTCTCGGCGTTCAGATCGGCGATGACGACACACGCGCCCTCGGCGACCAGCCGGTGCGCGATGGCCTTGCCGATCCCGCTGCCCGCACCCGTGACCAGCGCGACCCGGGTCGCGAGCGGCTTCGGCTTCGGCATCCGCTGAAGCTTGGCCTCCTCCAGCGCCCAGTACTCGATCCGGAACTTCTCGGACTCCTCGATGGGCGCGTACGTGGAGACGGACTCCGCGCCGCGCATCACGTTGATCGCGTTGACATAGAACTCGCCGGCCACCCGGGCGGTCTGCTTGTCCTTGCCGAAGGAGAACATGCCCACGCCGGGGATCAGCACGATCGCCGGGTCCGCACCGCGCATCGCGGGGGAGTCGGGCAGGGCGTGCCGCTGGTAGTAGGCGGCGTACTCCTCGCGGTAGGCGGCGTGCAGTTCCTTCAGCCGCGCCACGGCCTCCTCCAGCGGGGCGGCCGGCGGCAGGTCGAGGACGAGCGGCGCCACCTTGGTCCGCAGGAAGTGGTCCGGGCAGGAGGTGCCCAGCGCGGCGAGCCGCGGGTGCTCGGCACGGGCCAGGAACTCCAGCACCACGTCCGAGTCGTTGAAGTGGCCGACCTGGGGCCGGTCCTGCGAGGCGATGGCCCGTACATGAGGAGCCAGCGCGGCGGCCCGCTCGCGCCGCTCACCCTCGCCCAGCGCCTCGTACCCCTCGACCACCGGCCCGAAGGGCTCGGCCTTGCCGCGCTCGGCGAGGAAGGCCTCGGCGGTACGGATCATGTGCAGGGAGTTGCGCTCGCACTCCTCCGCGGTCGCACCCCACGCCGTGATGCCGTGCCCGCCCAGGACGACACCGATCGCCTGCGGGTTGGCCTCCTTGATCGCGGCGATGTCCAGGCCCAGCTGGAACCCGGGCCGCCGCCACGGCACCCAGGCCACGGTGTCGCCGAAGCACTCCGCGGTCAGCTTCTCGCCGTCCGCCGCACAGGCCAGCGCGATCCCGGAGTCGGGGTGCAGATGATCGACGTGCGCGGCGTCGACCAGGCCGTGCATCGCGGTGTCGATAGACGGAGCCGCCCCGCCCTTGCCGTGCAGGCAGTAGTCGAACGCGGCGACCATCTCGTCCTCACGCTCGACGCCCGGGTAGACGTCGACGAGCGCCCGCAGCCGGTCCAGCCGCAGCACGGCGAGGCCCGCCTCGGTCAGCGTCCCGAGGTCCCCACCGGACCCCTTGACCCACATCAGCTCCACATCACCCCCGGTGACGGGATCACTATCGATACCTTTCGCCGACGCGTTACCACCGGCGTAGTTGGTGTTACGGGGGTCGGCACCGAGCCGATGGGAGCGAGCGAGGAGAGCGGCAGCTTCGGGTTGTACAGCCATGACGTCCAGTTCCTTTTAAACAGAGGGTGAGTTGTCAAGGGGCGCGGGGAACTGCGCGACCAGCCACAACCGGCCCGCACCCCGCGACGAAACAGATCCAGGCAGACGCTTACGCCCCCCACCCGGCCTGCTGTCCACCCACCCGCTCGGCGACGATCTTCTCCGCCCACCCGGACCGGCGATACGCGGCCATCGGGTCGGCGTCCAACCCCATCTCCTCGCGCACCTCACGAAGCAACGGCCGCACATCCGTGTTGTACGCGTCCATGATCACGGCGTTGGCCTCAAGGACATCCCCGGAAGCCTGCGCGGCAGAAAGCGCGTCCCGGTCAACCAGCAGCGCCTTCGCCGTGGCCTCCTGCACGTTCATCACCGACCGGATGATCGCCGGAATCTTCGCCTCGATGTTGTGGCACTGGTCGAGCATGAACGCGACCTCGGGAGTGAACCCACCCCCGCGGACCACCTCGTACATGATCCGGAACAGCTGGAACGGGTCGGCGGCCCCGACCATCAGGTCGTCGTCCGCGTAGAACCGCGAGTTGAAGTCGAACCCGCCGAGCTTCCCCTCCCGCAGCAGCGTCGCGACGATGAACTCGATGTTGGTCCCGGGCGCGTGGTGGCCCGTGTCGACCACGACCTGCGCCTTCTCGCCGAGCTTGAGGCAGTGGGCGTACGCCGTGCCCCAGTCCGGCACGTCCGTCGAGTAGAAGGCCG
This DNA window, taken from Streptomyces sp. NBC_00663, encodes the following:
- a CDS encoding (Fe-S)-binding protein; protein product: MRVALFLTCVNDTLYPDTGRAVVKLLTRLGVEVDFPMAQTCCGQAHYNTGYRHETEPMARHFSDVFGEYEAIVTPSGSCGAMVRELYPRLGERARAEGRGDGLATALAPVVPKTFELTEFLVDVLGVTDVGAYYPHKVTYHPTCHGLRGLGLGDRPRRLLQAVKGLELVELPGAEECCGFGGTFALKNSDVSAAMGADKVRNAESTGAEVLCAADNSCLMHIGGTMARLSTEMRPVHIAEILASTEEEPAA
- a CDS encoding LutB/LldF family L-lactate oxidation iron-sulfur protein; amino-acid sequence: MSGTFVGMPAFPKAAHEAVNNPTLRGNLRHATHTIRAKREKAVAEVSDWAELREAGKRIKDHTLRHLDDYLVQLEESVTAAGGIVHWAADADEANRIVTELVRATGESEVVKVKSMATQEIGLNEALEEAGIHAYETDLAELIVQLGKDRPSHILVPAIHRNRGEIRDIFAKEMSEWGRPAPEGLTDTPAELAEAARLHLREKFLRAKVGVSGANFMVAETGTLVVVESEGNGRMCLTLPETLISVVGIEKIVPTWQDLEVFLQTLPRSSTAERMNPYTSTWTGTTDGDGPKTFHLVLLDNGRTDTLADEVGRQALRCIRCSACLNVCPVYERAGGHAYGSVYPGPIGAILSPQLRGTGSEIDASLPYASSLCGACYEVCPVAIDIPEVLVHLRERVVQGGEVTRAGNKVVLKPAKGHAAERAAMRAARWAFARPGALRTGQRLASRTRRLHPRSLPLPGPGKAWSATRDLPPVPAEPFRDWWQRTQGGKGGAK
- a CDS encoding bifunctional aldolase/short-chain dehydrogenase — its product is MAVQPEAAALLARSHRLGADPRNTNYAGGNASAKGIDSDPVTGGDVELMWVKGSGGDLGTLTEAGLAVLRLDRLRALVDVYPGVEREDEMVAAFDYCLHGKGGAAPSIDTAMHGLVDAAHVDHLHPDSGIALACAADGEKLTAECFGDTVAWVPWRRPGFQLGLDIAAIKEANPQAIGVVLGGHGITAWGATAEECERNSLHMIRTAEAFLAERGKAEPFGPVVEGYEALGEGERRERAAALAPHVRAIASQDRPQVGHFNDSDVVLEFLARAEHPRLAALGTSCPDHFLRTKVAPLVLDLPPAAPLEEAVARLKELHAAYREEYAAYYQRHALPDSPAMRGADPAIVLIPGVGMFSFGKDKQTARVAGEFYVNAINVMRGAESVSTYAPIEESEKFRIEYWALEEAKLQRMPKPKPLATRVALVTGAGSGIGKAIAHRLVAEGACVVIADLNAENAAAVAEELGGADKAVAVTVDVTSEEQIAEAFKAAALAFGGVDLVVNNAGISISKPLLETSAKDWDLQHDIMARGSFLVSREAARVMIAQGLGGDIVYIASKNAVFAGPNNIAYSATKADQAHQVRLLAAELGEHGIRVNGVNPDGVVRGSGIFAAGWGAQRAAVYGVEEEKLGEFYAQRTILKREVLPEHVAGAVFALTGGELTHTTGLHVPVDAGVAAAFLR
- a CDS encoding rhamnulokinase, giving the protein MSALVKSYAAVDLGASSGRVMVGRVGPDSLELAEAHRFVNRPVRVPEGLRWDVLSLYAGVLDGLKAAGQVNSVGIDSWAVDYGLLDADGALLGNPVHYRDSRTEGVAEKVWATVPAEELYAATGLQYAPFNTLYQLTAAKEQLGAAQRLLLIPDLLTYWLTGEQGTELTNASTTQLIDPRTRAWSYDIASRLGIDLDLFAPLRQPGDPAGVLRAEVLEETGLRGPVPVTTVGSHDTASAVAAVPAAAGERFAYICTGTWSLAGLELDSPVLTEESRAANFTNELGLDGTVRYLRNIMGLWLLQECVRAWGEPELGTLLLDAAKAPALRSVVDASDPVFLAPGRMPERIAEACRASGQPVPRTPGEITRCILDSLALAHRRAVEEAQRLADRPVDVVYVVGGGTRNALLCQLTADACGLPVVAGPTEAAALGNVLVQARAHGLVGDLATSRQLLTRTQPLTRYEPQGDTAPWREAEARLAER
- a CDS encoding LutC/YkgG family protein, whose translation is MSSRERILGRVRRALTDAQGEDTPIERTYLREHGDRTVEETTELLAENLADYRAVVHRCSPDDLAATLAGMLAARGAKTVLVPQGLEPSWLAEADAEQVPDRPESTPHELDRIDSVVTACAVAVAETGTIVLDGGPDQGRRRITLVPDHHICVVHVPEQVVSSVPQALERLDPVRPLTWISGPSATSDIELDRVEGVHGPRTLEVVLVGAQPGAAANS
- the rhaI gene encoding L-rhamnose isomerase, translating into MTELAAVKAALKTQAVETPSWAYGNSGTRFKVFAQQGVPRTPQEKLADAAQVHAVTGVAPTVALHIPWDKVEDYAALAKHAEEHGVKLGAINSNTFQDDDYKLGSICHPDAAIRRKAVDHLLECVDIMDATGSRDLKLWFADGTNYPGQDDLRARQDRLAEGLTEVYERLGDGQRMLLEYKFFEPAFYSTDVPDWGTAYAHCLKLGEKAQVVVDTGHHAPGTNIEFIVATLLREGKLGGFDFNSRFYADDDLMVGAADPFQLFRIMYEVVRGGGFTPEVAFMLDQCHNIEAKIPAIIRSVMNVQEATAKALLVDRDALSAAQASGDVLEANAVIMDAYNTDVRPLLREVREEMGLDADPMAAYRRSGWAEKIVAERVGGQQAGWGA